Proteins encoded by one window of Dendropsophus ebraccatus isolate aDenEbr1 chromosome 4, aDenEbr1.pat, whole genome shotgun sequence:
- the CNN3 gene encoding calponin-3 yields MANFNRGPAYGLSAEVKNKIAQKYDPQVEEELRLWIEEVTGMRIGENFQLGLRDGVILCHLINKLQPGAVKKINEAKINWHKLENIGNFIKAMQDYGMKPHDIFEANDLFENGNMTQVQISLVALAGLAKTKGFHTSVDIGVKYAEKQRRQFDDDKLKAGQSVIGLQMGTNKCASQAGMTAYGTRRHLYDPKMQTDKPFDQTTISLQMGTNKGASQAGMPAPGTRRDIYDQKVILQPLDNSTISLQMGTNKVASQKGMSVYGLGRQVYDPKYCAAPTEPIIHNGSQGTGTNGSEISDSDYQAEYPDEYPGEYPDDYPRDYNGQYSDQGIDY; encoded by the exons ATCGCCCAAAAATATGACCCTCAAGTAGAGGAAGAGTTGCGTCTGTGGATCGAGGAGGTCACCGGCATGAGGATCGGAGAAAACTTCCAGCTTGGACTACGAGATGGCGTCATTCTCTGCCA TCTCATCAATAAGCTGCAGCCGGGAGCAGTGAAGAAAATCAATGAAGCCAAAATAAACTGGCACAAG CTGGAGAACATTGGGAACTTCATCAAAGCCATGCAGGATTATGGGATGAAGCCGCACGACATCTTTGAGGCCAATGATCTGTTTGAGAATGGAAACATGACGCAGGTCCAGATCTCACTGGTGGCCCTCGCCGGTCTG GCCAAGACAAAAGGCTTCCACACCTCGGTGGACATCGGGGTGAAGTATgcggagaagcagaggaggcagTTTGATGATGATAAGCTGAAGGCCGGACAGAGCGTTATCGGGTTACAG ATGGGAACCAACAAATGTGCCAGTCAGGCAGGTATGACTGCCTATGGTACCAGAAGACATCTGTACGACCCAAAGATGCAGACGGACAAACCATTTGACCAGACGACTATCAGCTTACAGATGGGGACAAACAAAGGAGCCAGTCAG GCCGGCATGCCCGCACCAGGAACAAGAAGAGATATCTACGACCAAAAAGTCATTCTGCAGCCATTGGACAACTCTACCATTTCACTACAGATGGGAACCAATAAAGTGGCATCTCAGAAAGGAATGAGTGTGTATGGCCTGGGGCGCCAAGTGTACGACCCCAAATACTGCGCAGCACCCACAGAACCTATCATACACAATGGCAGCCAGGGGACCGGGACCAACGGCTCAGAAATCAGTGACAGCGACTACCAGGCCGAGTATCCGGACGAGTACCCAGGGGAGTACCCTGACGACTACCCTAGAGATTACAATGGCCAGTACAGCGACCAGGGCATAGATTACTAG